The sequence CCCGCAAGCACGCTGGAGATGCAAAAAAACTGGATCGGCCGCTCGGTGGGGGCCGAAGTGGAATTTCCATTGGCCGGGGTGCACGGAAGCATCCGGATTTTCACGACCAGACCCGATACCCTCTTCGGCGCGACCTACGTGGTGCTGGCGCCGGAACATCCGCTGGTCGAGGTAGTGACGACGCCGGACCGGCGGATCGAAGTGGATGCCTATCGCGAGGCGGCGGCGCGCAAGAGCGACTTGCAACGTCAGGATCTGGAAAAGGAAAAGACCGGCGTTTTCACCGGCGGCTATGCCGTCAATCCGGTGAACGGGGAGCAGCTGCCCATCTGGATCGCCGACTATGTGCTGATGAGTTACGGGACCGGCGCGATTATGGCGGTTCCCGCGCATGACCAGCGCGACTGGGAGTTCGCGCACGCACACAAGCTGCCGATCCGCGAGGTCATCTCCGGCGGCGACATAGAGAGGGAAGCCTTCGTCAGCATCGATCAGGGCACGGTCGTGAATTCCACGACGCCGGACGGGTCGTTCTCGATCGACGGCATCACGCCTGCCGACGCGATTCCCAAAATCACGGCTTGGCTGGAAGCCAAAGGGAAGGGGCGCAAGGCCGTCAATTACAAGCTGCGCGACTGGCTCTTTGCGCGGCAACGGTACTGGGGTGAGCCGTTCCCGATCATCTGGGTGGATGGCGAACCGCGACCTCTGCCCGAAGAGCAACTTCCGTTGACCTTGCCCGAGACCAGCAACTTCAAGCCATCGGGAACCGGAGAGAGCCCGCTCGCCAATCTGACGGACTGGGTTGCCACCACCGATCCGGTCACCGGCAAGCCGGCGCGCCGAGAGACCAATACTATGCCCCAATGGGCCGGTTCGTGTTGGTACTATCTGCGGTTCATCGATCCGAAGAATGACCGCCAGTTGGTCGATCCGGCCAAGGAACGGTACTGGATGCCGGTGGATCTCTATATCGGGGGCAGCGAGCACGCCGTGTTGCATCTCCTCTATGCGCGTTTCTGGCACAAGGTCCTGTACGACATCGGCGTCGTGAGCACCCCCGAGCCGTTCATGAAGCTGGTTCACCAGGGCACCGTGTTGGGCGAGGACAATCAGAAGATGTCCAAGTCGCGCGGCAACGTGGTGAACCCGGACGAAATGATCGACAAGTTCGGCGCGGACGCCGTGCGGCTGTATGAGATGTTCATGGGCCCGCTCGAAGCGATGAAGCCTTGGAGCACCAGGGGCGTCGAAGGCATCACCCGTTTCCTAGACCGGGTCTGGCGGCTCGTCGTGGGCGAGGACGGCGGATTGAGCCGCGCCGTCGTCGAGTCCGAGCCGACGCTCGACCAGAAGCGATTGCTGCACCAGACGATCAAGAAAGTCACGGAGGACATCGAGGAGCTGCGCTTTAACACCGCAATTGCGCAGATGATGGTGTTTACCAACGAGATGACGAAGCTCAACGAGCGACCGCGATCCTTGCTGGAACCGTTCATCCTGCTCTTGTCTCCTTTCGCTCCCCATCTGTGCGAGGAGTTGTGGGAACGATTGGGGCATCAACCCAGTCTCGCCCGGCACCCATGGCCTTCGCATGATCCCGCGCTGATTGTCAGCGAGCGGATGACGATCCCCGTCCAGATCAACGGGAAGTTGCGAAGCAAAATCGAGGTGACCGCGGATGCCGCCCGCGAACAGGTGATCGCGGTGGCCCGGCAGGATGCGAAGGTGCGGGAGTGGTTGCAAGGCAAAGAACCGCGCAACGTGATTTACGTTGAAAAGAAGCTCATCAACTTTGTGGTGTGAGGAAATTGTGCGAGACAGGCGAGACACGTCGGAAAGGCGCGGAAAGCCGGGGGCACCGAAAACTCTGGCGACCAGAGGCTATGTTGCGGCTCCCGCTTTTTGGGCGTTTCTCGCATTTCTCGCGGCGGCGGTGTTTGCCGCGTGCGGCTATCAATTTCGCGTCGAGGGGGCCGGGCCGACCATCGGCGGATCGGCCGGCGTCGAACCGACGAAGGACGCGCCGCGCCTGG comes from Nitrospirota bacterium and encodes:
- the leuS gene encoding leucine--tRNA ligase → MGKTYEHHAIEAKWQAYWEEHRIFKATEDPVRPKFYCLDMFPYPSGSGLHVGHLEGYTATDIVSRYKRMRGFNVLHPMGWDAFGLPAEQYAVRTGIHPAITTAQNIATFKRQMRRVGLSYDWDREISTTDPSYYRWTQWIFLKLFERGLAYVAEVPVNWCPALGTVLANEEIVDGRSEVGGFEVIRKPMRQWVLKITAYADRLLDDLKLVDWPASTLEMQKNWIGRSVGAEVEFPLAGVHGSIRIFTTRPDTLFGATYVVLAPEHPLVEVVTTPDRRIEVDAYREAAARKSDLQRQDLEKEKTGVFTGGYAVNPVNGEQLPIWIADYVLMSYGTGAIMAVPAHDQRDWEFAHAHKLPIREVISGGDIEREAFVSIDQGTVVNSTTPDGSFSIDGITPADAIPKITAWLEAKGKGRKAVNYKLRDWLFARQRYWGEPFPIIWVDGEPRPLPEEQLPLTLPETSNFKPSGTGESPLANLTDWVATTDPVTGKPARRETNTMPQWAGSCWYYLRFIDPKNDRQLVDPAKERYWMPVDLYIGGSEHAVLHLLYARFWHKVLYDIGVVSTPEPFMKLVHQGTVLGEDNQKMSKSRGNVVNPDEMIDKFGADAVRLYEMFMGPLEAMKPWSTRGVEGITRFLDRVWRLVVGEDGGLSRAVVESEPTLDQKRLLHQTIKKVTEDIEELRFNTAIAQMMVFTNEMTKLNERPRSLLEPFILLLSPFAPHLCEELWERLGHQPSLARHPWPSHDPALIVSERMTIPVQINGKLRSKIEVTADAAREQVIAVARQDAKVREWLQGKEPRNVIYVEKKLINFVV